One genomic window of Mycolicibacterium neoaurum includes the following:
- a CDS encoding FAD binding domain-containing protein — protein MSDHSHLSAIVIGGSIGGLTTALLLRDIGFTVDVYERTPGPLDGRGGGIVLQPDTVRWFVERSSQRLDDLHTATSHVQYLNADGGIAHREPARWTYTSWGTFYRALLADFGTEHYHYGEYACGFDQDDERATVRFVSGRTECADLVVFADGITSAARQRFDPSSELVYSGYIGWRGTVAQSVLTDATRATLHDAITYDVVPNSHITMYPIPGEEGLDEAHRLINYVWYRNVPAGPELSEMLIDKRGFTGSVSIHPGQVQDRYIDEMRRAATELFAPAVAEVVVATEMPYLQVLSDVRSNRMALGRVALIGDAACASRPHAAAGTAKAAADAWTLATALSETTGDIPSALAKWEPAQLQLSDSLLRRVVSMGERSQFHNTWDPHDPDLRFGLYGPGI, from the coding sequence ATGAGCGACCACTCCCATCTGTCGGCCATCGTCATCGGCGGATCCATCGGCGGACTGACCACCGCCCTGCTGCTGCGCGACATCGGCTTCACCGTCGATGTGTACGAGCGCACGCCCGGCCCGTTGGACGGCCGCGGCGGAGGCATCGTGCTGCAACCCGACACCGTGCGCTGGTTCGTCGAGCGCAGCAGCCAGCGCCTGGATGACCTCCACACCGCGACCTCGCACGTCCAATACCTCAACGCCGACGGCGGCATCGCCCACCGCGAGCCCGCTCGCTGGACCTACACCTCTTGGGGCACGTTCTACCGGGCCCTACTGGCGGACTTCGGCACCGAGCACTACCACTACGGCGAATACGCCTGCGGTTTCGACCAGGACGACGAGCGGGCCACGGTGCGCTTCGTCAGCGGTCGCACCGAGTGTGCCGATCTGGTGGTGTTCGCCGACGGCATCACCTCGGCGGCACGGCAGCGCTTCGATCCGAGCTCCGAACTGGTCTACTCCGGCTATATCGGGTGGCGTGGCACAGTTGCTCAGTCGGTGCTCACCGACGCCACGCGCGCCACGCTTCACGACGCCATCACCTATGACGTGGTGCCGAACTCGCACATCACGATGTACCCGATTCCGGGCGAAGAGGGGCTCGACGAGGCGCACCGGCTGATCAACTACGTCTGGTATCGCAACGTGCCGGCCGGACCCGAGCTCAGCGAGATGCTGATCGACAAGCGTGGCTTCACCGGGTCGGTGTCCATTCATCCCGGCCAGGTCCAGGACCGTTACATCGACGAGATGCGCCGAGCGGCAACGGAACTGTTCGCACCGGCGGTGGCCGAGGTCGTCGTTGCGACCGAGATGCCGTATCTGCAGGTCCTCTCCGACGTCCGCTCCAACCGGATGGCACTGGGTCGGGTGGCACTGATCGGTGACGCGGCGTGCGCGTCACGACCGCATGCCGCGGCGGGCACCGCCAAGGCGGCGGCCGACGCCTGGACGCTTGCCACCGCTCTGTCCGAGACCACCGGAGACATCCCCTCCGCGCTTGCGAAATGGGAGCCCGCGCAGTTGCAACTCAGCGATTCCCTTTTGCGCCGCGTGGTCAGCATGGGAGAGCGGTCCCAGTTTCACAACACCTGGGATCCCCATGATCCCGATCTGCGATTCGGTCTGTACGGCCCCGGAATCTGA
- a CDS encoding acyl-CoA synthetase yields the protein MSDSTFNLSSVFGTVARAVGDQTFLVWRDRRLSYADVDARVDGFAHFLAAQGLGCHTERDGLAGHESGQDHLGIYLRNGNEYLESMIGAYRARVAPFNVSFRYVEEELIYLLNDSKARALVYNAEFAPRVASILDRVPHLQVLIQVDDGTGHNLLPGAVDYEQALRTPAPATGMPEVSGDDLYILYTGGTTGMPKGVLWRQHDIFLSSMGGRPFGADRALASYAELADKARSGAGALAMLMIPPFMHGAAQWAAYNAITMGGRLVIPDDVERLRPTEVLRLAERERVLTIPVVGDAVARPLVEEIERGDYDLSGLFTITNGGATLSPTVRERILAALPHVTLLDAVGASESGAQLSTFSTSGDETTPAVFTAQSDTAVVAEDLSRVLTAGEGGGWLARRDLIPLGYLGDADKTARTFPTIDGVRWSVPGDRADVLDDGRIRLLGRDSVTINSGGEKIFVEEVERAIAAHPAVYDVVVVGRPSERWGSEVVAVVQLAEGADADDEDLAAVCGRSVARYKIPKAFIRHPKIQRSPAGKADYRWAKAVATGESVPAG from the coding sequence ATGAGCGACTCGACCTTCAATCTCTCATCGGTCTTCGGCACCGTGGCCAGGGCCGTCGGCGACCAGACGTTCCTCGTCTGGCGGGATCGCCGGTTGAGTTACGCCGATGTCGATGCCCGGGTCGACGGCTTCGCCCACTTTCTCGCGGCGCAAGGTCTCGGTTGTCATACCGAACGCGATGGGCTGGCGGGCCACGAGTCCGGCCAGGACCACCTGGGCATCTATCTGCGAAACGGCAACGAGTACCTGGAGTCGATGATCGGCGCCTACCGCGCCCGAGTCGCACCGTTCAACGTCAGCTTTCGCTACGTCGAGGAAGAGCTGATCTATCTGCTCAACGACTCGAAAGCCCGGGCCCTGGTCTACAACGCCGAGTTCGCTCCGCGGGTGGCCTCGATCCTGGACCGGGTGCCCCATCTCCAGGTACTGATCCAGGTCGACGATGGCACCGGTCACAACCTCCTGCCCGGCGCGGTGGACTACGAGCAGGCCTTGCGCACGCCCGCCCCGGCCACCGGAATGCCGGAGGTGTCCGGTGACGATCTCTACATCCTGTACACCGGGGGCACCACCGGGATGCCCAAGGGAGTACTGTGGCGCCAGCACGACATCTTCCTTTCGTCGATGGGCGGCAGGCCGTTCGGCGCCGATCGCGCGCTGGCCTCCTACGCCGAGCTGGCCGATAAGGCCCGCTCGGGAGCCGGAGCACTGGCGATGCTGATGATCCCGCCGTTCATGCACGGCGCTGCGCAGTGGGCGGCCTACAACGCGATCACGATGGGCGGGCGCCTGGTCATCCCCGACGATGTCGAGCGGTTGCGGCCGACCGAGGTCCTGCGGCTGGCCGAACGTGAACGCGTGCTGACGATTCCGGTGGTCGGCGACGCCGTCGCCCGGCCGCTCGTCGAGGAGATCGAACGTGGGGACTACGACCTGTCCGGGCTGTTCACCATCACCAACGGCGGGGCAACGCTCTCGCCGACGGTGCGCGAGCGCATCCTGGCCGCGCTGCCCCATGTGACGCTGCTCGACGCGGTGGGTGCCTCGGAATCCGGCGCACAGTTGAGCACGTTCTCCACGTCCGGCGACGAGACGACACCGGCGGTCTTCACCGCACAGTCCGATACCGCGGTGGTCGCCGAGGACCTGTCGAGGGTGCTCACCGCCGGTGAGGGCGGCGGCTGGCTGGCGCGCCGGGATCTGATCCCGCTGGGTTACCTCGGCGATGCGGACAAGACGGCGCGCACATTTCCGACAATCGACGGTGTGCGCTGGTCGGTGCCCGGCGACCGGGCCGATGTCCTCGACGACGGCCGCATCCGACTGCTCGGCAGGGACTCGGTCACCATCAACTCCGGCGGCGAGAAGATCTTCGTCGAGGAGGTGGAACGCGCCATCGCCGCGCACCCGGCGGTCTATGACGTCGTCGTGGTCGGACGCCCCTCGGAGCGGTGGGGCTCCGAGGTCGTGGCGGTGGTTCAGCTTGCCGAGGGTGCCGACGCCGATGACGAGGACCTTGCCGCGGTATGCGGACGATCGGTGGCCCGCTACAAGATCCCGAAAGCCTTCATCCGGCATCCCAAGATCCAGCGGTCACCTGCAGGTAAGGCCGACTACCGCTGGGCCAAAGCTGTCGCCACCGGCGAGAGCGTGCCTGCAGGTTAG
- a CDS encoding class I SAM-dependent methyltransferase produces MGRVDSDTWDLATSVGVTATAVAMNRAIATRANIAGISDPYAEPLVSAVGIGAYARYARGEIDGAAADDISRMADGIAARTRFYDDFVTAAVDSGIRQVVILASGLDARAYRLGWPSDVVVYELDQPQVIEFKTRTLADLGATPAAEHRTIGVDLRDDWPAALRTAGFDPSSPAVWLAEGLLVYLPPEAQDRLLDNISELSAPGSRIATENTATISPDDLVKISERMQEMRGRWQDRGIDLGVDVDVAELFYPGERTETATYLAGRGWQPVLRPSSELFAEYGMPASTEALSAFGDITYLVATLGEGAV; encoded by the coding sequence ATGGGACGAGTCGACAGTGACACCTGGGACCTTGCGACAAGCGTCGGCGTGACGGCGACCGCCGTGGCCATGAACCGGGCGATCGCCACCCGGGCGAATATCGCCGGGATCAGCGATCCGTACGCCGAGCCGCTGGTATCGGCCGTGGGGATCGGCGCGTATGCCCGATACGCCCGCGGTGAGATCGATGGTGCGGCGGCCGACGATATATCCCGGATGGCCGACGGTATCGCCGCGCGCACCCGGTTCTACGACGACTTCGTGACCGCCGCAGTCGATTCGGGCATCCGTCAGGTCGTCATCCTGGCCTCGGGTCTGGATGCCCGCGCCTATCGGTTGGGCTGGCCGTCCGATGTCGTGGTCTACGAGCTGGACCAGCCGCAGGTGATCGAGTTCAAGACCCGAACCCTGGCAGATCTGGGCGCGACCCCGGCGGCGGAGCACCGCACTATCGGGGTGGACCTGCGCGACGACTGGCCCGCCGCGCTCCGGACGGCAGGATTCGACCCATCTAGCCCGGCCGTCTGGCTGGCCGAGGGGTTGCTGGTGTACCTACCGCCCGAGGCCCAGGATCGGTTGTTGGACAACATCTCCGAGCTCAGCGCCCCGGGAAGCCGGATCGCCACCGAGAACACCGCGACCATCAGCCCGGACGACCTGGTCAAGATCAGCGAACGGATGCAGGAAATGCGCGGGAGATGGCAGGACAGGGGGATCGACCTCGGTGTCGACGTCGACGTCGCCGAACTGTTCTATCCCGGTGAGCGCACCGAGACCGCAACCTATCTCGCAGGCCGCGGATGGCAGCCCGTGTTGCGTCCGAGCTCGGAATTGTTCGCCGAGTACGGTATGCCTGCATCCACCGAGGCGCTCTCCGCCTTCGGCGATATCACCTATCTGGTTGCCACTTTGGGCGAGGGCGCGGTCTAA
- a CDS encoding metal-sensitive transcriptional regulator, whose protein sequence is MVGDEEAITAVLNRLRRAQGQLAGVISMIEQGRDCKDVVTQLAAVSRALDRAGFKIVATGMRECLTGEAADGQRPLTEAELEKLFMALA, encoded by the coding sequence ATGGTTGGCGACGAGGAAGCAATCACAGCGGTACTGAATCGGCTACGCAGGGCGCAAGGCCAACTCGCCGGTGTCATCTCCATGATCGAGCAGGGCCGCGACTGCAAGGACGTCGTGACCCAGCTGGCCGCGGTGTCACGCGCCCTGGACAGGGCCGGCTTCAAGATCGTCGCCACGGGCATGCGAGAGTGCCTCACCGGCGAGGCGGCCGACGGTCAGCGGCCACTGACCGAAGCCGAACTGGAGAAGTTGTTCATGGCGTTGGCATGA
- a CDS encoding DUF202 domain-containing protein, producing the protein MPGSPPEKPGLQAERTLLSWERSALGFVAGGALLIIRQHGPFGAGRALLALIATGLALSVLAVGWRRSRLLNSRAPGQTRVPAPQAEVMWIGTATVVFAIVILGALVASALFASAPDIMPTP; encoded by the coding sequence ATGCCCGGGTCGCCGCCGGAGAAACCCGGTCTGCAAGCAGAGCGCACCCTATTGTCATGGGAGAGAAGCGCTTTGGGATTCGTTGCCGGAGGGGCGCTGTTGATCATCCGTCAGCACGGACCCTTCGGGGCGGGCCGCGCACTTCTGGCCCTGATCGCCACCGGTCTGGCGTTGAGCGTGCTGGCTGTCGGCTGGCGCCGTTCGAGACTGCTCAACAGCCGGGCTCCGGGTCAGACGCGGGTGCCCGCACCGCAGGCGGAGGTGATGTGGATAGGTACCGCGACCGTTGTCTTCGCGATCGTCATCCTCGGTGCGCTCGTCGCGTCGGCCCTCTTCGCCTCGGCGCCGGACATCATGCCAACGCCATGA
- a CDS encoding YidH family protein, whose translation MTDADDEWVEAEPDYRFTLANERTFLAWIRTALALIAGGIAVVQFVPSFGIAGVRHGLSIALTAGGGVLAALAVWRWRRVQEAMRRDADLPPTLIPTVLGMAIFAITVTVLVVLVVWPPGGR comes from the coding sequence ATGACCGACGCCGATGACGAGTGGGTGGAAGCGGAACCGGATTACCGGTTCACTCTGGCCAACGAGCGGACGTTCCTGGCCTGGATTCGCACGGCGCTGGCCCTCATCGCCGGCGGTATCGCGGTCGTCCAGTTCGTCCCGTCGTTTGGCATCGCCGGCGTGCGGCACGGTTTGAGCATCGCGTTGACCGCCGGCGGGGGAGTATTGGCCGCCCTCGCGGTATGGCGCTGGCGCCGCGTGCAAGAGGCGATGCGCCGCGATGCGGATCTCCCGCCCACGCTGATTCCCACCGTGCTCGGGATGGCGATCTTCGCCATCACCGTCACCGTGCTCGTCGTCTTGGTCGTCTGGCCTCCCGGTGGCCGGTGA
- a CDS encoding TetR family transcriptional regulator → MARPRILSRERIRDSALGIIDRDGLEGLSMRNLAADLGVQAASLYKHYPTKTEVLDEIAGMVVSIVDTSAFDADEAWDVALADWARSYRSALAAHPNLVPFLALGLRHRDESLRIANAVHGGLVRAGWPPREATMIGAATRSLVLGSTIGSFSRGFADDAQIYRDRYPHMRQAHRLPAKADEIDQASFELALTSFIDGLRARFVAVGRTAGV, encoded by the coding sequence GTGGCAAGGCCGCGCATTCTCAGCCGCGAACGGATCCGCGACAGCGCCCTCGGCATCATCGACAGGGACGGCCTGGAAGGGTTGTCCATGCGTAACCTGGCCGCCGATCTCGGAGTGCAGGCCGCCTCGCTCTATAAGCACTACCCGACCAAAACCGAAGTGCTCGACGAGATTGCAGGCATGGTCGTGAGCATCGTGGACACCTCCGCCTTCGACGCCGACGAAGCATGGGATGTGGCGCTGGCCGATTGGGCGCGCTCGTACCGCTCTGCCCTGGCTGCGCATCCCAATCTGGTGCCTTTCCTGGCGCTCGGGCTCAGGCATCGCGATGAGAGTCTGCGCATCGCCAACGCTGTACACGGCGGGCTGGTGCGGGCCGGATGGCCGCCTCGCGAGGCGACGATGATCGGCGCCGCCACTCGGTCATTGGTCCTCGGATCGACCATCGGGTCGTTCTCGCGCGGTTTCGCCGATGATGCGCAGATATACCGGGATCGCTATCCGCACATGCGGCAGGCGCACCGGCTGCCGGCAAAGGCCGACGAGATCGACCAGGCCAGTTTCGAGCTCGCGCTCACCTCGTTCATCGATGGATTGCGGGCCCGATTCGTCGCCGTCGGTCGTACTGCCGGAGTGTGA
- a CDS encoding acyl-CoA dehydrogenase family protein, producing MRRDVYTQEHEDFRAMIRAFIESEVVPVYDKWFEDGIAPRDFYYKLGELGLFGIEIPTEYGGSGIDSYKFQAIITEECSRAAVSFGGSSVHIGLCLPYLKELATEEQKQRWFPGMMSGETMFAIAMTEPGTGSDLAGMRTTAKPSGDGTHYVLNGSKTFITGGVHADRVIVCARTAAPREDDRRFGITLLVVDTTSPGYTVGRKLDKLGLRTSDTAELNFTDVIVPAEDVLGEVNMGFSYLGRNLPRERLAIAVGSYAQAAAAVRFAAQYTKDRTVFGKPVAAFQNTKFELAACKADVDAMEAVVDRAMNAHDADELTPADAAAAKLFCTDLASKVIDRCLQLHGGYGYINEYPIARLYADNRVSRIYGGTSEVMKMIIAKDMGL from the coding sequence ATGCGCAGGGACGTCTACACCCAGGAACATGAGGACTTTCGGGCGATGATCCGAGCGTTCATCGAGTCCGAGGTCGTGCCGGTGTACGACAAGTGGTTCGAGGACGGCATCGCGCCGCGCGACTTCTACTACAAGCTCGGCGAGCTGGGCCTCTTCGGCATCGAGATCCCCACCGAGTACGGCGGGTCCGGCATCGACTCCTACAAGTTCCAGGCCATCATCACCGAGGAGTGCTCCCGCGCGGCGGTGTCCTTCGGCGGTTCCAGCGTCCACATCGGGTTGTGCCTGCCCTACCTGAAGGAGTTGGCGACCGAGGAGCAGAAGCAGCGCTGGTTCCCGGGCATGATGTCGGGCGAGACCATGTTCGCCATCGCCATGACCGAGCCGGGCACCGGCTCGGATCTGGCCGGAATGCGCACCACCGCAAAGCCGTCGGGCGATGGCACACATTACGTACTGAACGGTTCCAAGACCTTCATCACCGGTGGCGTCCACGCCGACCGCGTCATCGTGTGCGCCCGCACTGCGGCACCGCGTGAGGACGACCGCCGGTTCGGCATCACGCTGCTGGTCGTCGACACCACGTCGCCCGGCTACACCGTCGGCCGCAAACTCGACAAGCTAGGCCTGCGGACCTCCGATACCGCCGAATTGAACTTCACCGACGTGATCGTGCCCGCCGAGGACGTGCTGGGCGAGGTGAACATGGGCTTCTCCTACCTCGGCCGCAACCTCCCCCGTGAGCGACTGGCCATCGCGGTCGGCTCCTACGCGCAGGCGGCAGCCGCGGTGCGCTTCGCTGCGCAGTACACCAAGGACCGCACGGTCTTCGGCAAGCCGGTCGCGGCGTTCCAGAACACCAAGTTCGAATTGGCCGCCTGCAAAGCAGATGTCGACGCCATGGAGGCCGTGGTGGACCGCGCGATGAACGCCCACGACGCCGACGAGCTGACACCCGCCGACGCTGCTGCGGCAAAACTGTTCTGCACCGATCTGGCGTCCAAGGTCATCGACCGCTGCCTCCAGCTGCACGGGGGTTACGGCTATATCAACGAGTACCCGATCGCCCGCCTCTACGCCGACAACCGGGTCAGCCGGATCTATGGAGGCACCAGTGAGGTGATGAAGATGATCATCGCCAAGGACATGGGACTGTAG
- a CDS encoding MCE family protein, with amino-acid sequence MASGADATESVDEGPTNDPKEPPYRAAGAILLLIVALVFGLTWVQFRGYLEDVVPLVIIAERAGLSMDPGSKVTFNGVPIGRLTSAGVVTEGDDVRAKLLLDVKPQYLQLIPSNVDAQLRATTVFGNKYISLLSPADPSPDRLEPGAVINASATTTEFNTVFETIMGIAQQIDPVKLNQTLTATAQALNGLGDKFGRSLVDGNDILGELNVRMPQIRRDVSGLIALSDTYADAAPDLFDGLDNGSVTARAMNDQRGAVDAALLSAVGFGNNAADVFERGGPYLVRGAQDLLPTSALLDYYSPQLLCSLRNYHNVAPKYADMLGGNGYSLVLRDQLVGAGNRYVFPDNLPRVNARGGPGGRPGCWQPITRDLWPMPYLVMDTGASIAPYNHFELGQPIMNEYVWGRQVGEDTINP; translated from the coding sequence ATGGCGTCTGGGGCCGATGCCACCGAATCGGTCGACGAGGGGCCCACCAACGACCCGAAGGAACCACCGTATCGGGCAGCTGGTGCGATATTGCTTCTGATCGTCGCGCTGGTGTTCGGCCTGACCTGGGTGCAGTTTCGCGGCTACCTGGAAGATGTTGTGCCGCTGGTGATCATCGCCGAGCGCGCCGGGCTCTCGATGGATCCGGGTTCGAAGGTGACGTTCAACGGTGTCCCGATCGGCCGGCTCACATCCGCCGGTGTGGTGACCGAGGGCGACGATGTCCGCGCCAAGCTGCTTTTGGATGTCAAACCGCAATACCTGCAGTTGATTCCGTCCAACGTGGACGCACAGCTGCGGGCAACGACGGTCTTCGGCAACAAGTACATCTCGCTGCTCTCGCCGGCTGATCCTTCGCCCGACCGACTCGAACCCGGTGCGGTGATCAATGCATCGGCGACCACCACCGAGTTCAACACCGTGTTCGAGACCATCATGGGTATCGCCCAGCAGATCGATCCGGTGAAGCTCAACCAGACCCTGACCGCCACCGCCCAGGCCTTGAATGGATTGGGAGACAAGTTCGGTCGGTCATTGGTGGACGGCAACGATATTCTCGGTGAGCTCAACGTGCGCATGCCGCAGATCCGTCGTGATGTGTCCGGGTTGATCGCATTGTCCGACACCTATGCCGATGCCGCACCCGATCTGTTCGACGGGCTGGACAACGGTTCGGTCACCGCGCGAGCAATGAACGACCAGCGTGGCGCTGTGGACGCGGCACTGCTTTCGGCGGTCGGATTCGGAAACAACGCCGCCGATGTCTTCGAACGAGGTGGCCCGTACCTCGTGCGTGGCGCTCAGGATCTGCTGCCGACCAGCGCACTGCTGGACTACTACAGTCCGCAGTTGCTCTGCAGCCTCCGCAACTACCACAACGTGGCACCCAAGTACGCCGACATGCTCGGCGGCAACGGCTACTCCCTGGTGCTACGCGACCAACTGGTGGGTGCCGGAAATCGCTACGTTTTCCCGGACAACCTGCCGCGCGTCAACGCCCGCGGTGGGCCGGGCGGCCGTCCCGGGTGTTGGCAGCCGATCACCCGCGACCTATGGCCGATGCCGTATCTGGTGATGGACACCGGCGCCAGCATCGCCCCGTACAACCATTTCGAGCTCGGACAGCCGATCATGAACGAATACGTCTGGGGACGTCAGGTTGGCGAGGACACCATCAACCCCTGA
- a CDS encoding YdeI/OmpD-associated family protein gives MAEQQVPGGVVHPLPADLRYALIGNGTALAAWKDITPLARNEFICWVEDAKQDKTRERRIRRTQEELEEGKRRPCCWPGCKHRERTGKA, from the coding sequence ATGGCAGAACAGCAGGTCCCCGGCGGGGTGGTGCATCCCCTGCCTGCCGATCTCCGTTACGCGCTGATCGGAAACGGCACCGCGCTGGCGGCGTGGAAGGACATCACGCCGCTGGCCCGCAACGAGTTCATCTGTTGGGTCGAGGACGCCAAGCAGGACAAGACGCGGGAGCGCCGGATCCGGCGTACGCAGGAGGAGCTCGAGGAGGGTAAGCGGCGTCCGTGCTGCTGGCCGGGCTGCAAGCATCGCGAGCGCACCGGTAAGGCCTGA
- a CDS encoding Tex family protein has product MTSSVPVIRTVNARLAEELAVAERQVAAAVQLLDEGATVPFIARYRKEVTGSLDDGQLRTLEERLAYLRELDQRRDAVLASIEEQGKLTDELRNALLTAETKARIEDIYLPFKPKRRTKAQIAREAGLEPLADRLLADPTLVPDEAAAEFVGEQVADTAAALDGARHILIERAAEDAELVGDVRTKFWADGTLRTAPWSEEAAKSPAGQKFRDYFEFSEPLEKMPSHRVLAVLRGEKEQILAVNFDGGADEVYQARVAHSLGVDLAAAGPATPWLATTVRLAWRTKLMISAAVDARIRLRQRAEADAVAVFARNLKDLLLAAPAGTRPTLGLDPGFRTGVKVAVVDGTGKVVDTCAIFPHQPQKQWDSAKATLAALVARHGVELIAVGNGTASRETDALAAELIADIRAAGGAAPVKAMVSEAGASVYSASAYAAHELPQLDVTLRGAVSIARRLQDPLAELVKIEPKSIGVGQYQHDVTPGTLARSLDAVVEDAVNAVGVDLNTASVPLLARVSGVTDTLAEAIVAHRENTGPFRSRSALLKVPRLGPKAFEQCAGFLRITGGDDPLDASGVHPESYPVVRRILDRSNITLGELIGNERVLRALAPTDFADERFGVPTVTDILSELEKPGRDPRPAFSTATFAAGVEKVADLKPGMVLEGVVTNVAAFGAFVDVGVHQDGLVHVSAMSDRFVSDPHEVVKSGQVVRVKVVDVDVDRQRIGLSLRLNDEPARGGDRGPGKGGQGHQNRGNQQRGGQQRDPQRKPNRGNNSGRRESAPSGSMADALRNAGFGR; this is encoded by the coding sequence GTGACTTCGAGCGTGCCCGTGATCCGTACCGTAAATGCCCGTCTCGCTGAGGAACTGGCGGTAGCCGAACGCCAGGTCGCGGCGGCCGTGCAGTTGCTCGACGAGGGTGCCACGGTCCCGTTCATCGCGCGGTACCGCAAGGAGGTGACCGGCAGCCTCGACGATGGTCAGCTGCGCACCCTTGAGGAGCGGTTGGCATACCTGCGTGAACTCGATCAGCGCCGCGACGCCGTGCTGGCTTCCATCGAGGAGCAGGGCAAGCTGACCGACGAGCTGAGGAACGCGCTGCTGACGGCGGAGACCAAGGCCCGTATCGAGGACATCTATCTGCCCTTCAAGCCGAAGCGGCGGACCAAGGCGCAGATCGCGCGCGAGGCCGGGCTGGAGCCCCTGGCCGACCGGCTGCTCGCGGACCCGACGCTGGTACCGGACGAGGCTGCCGCCGAATTCGTGGGGGAGCAGGTCGCCGACACCGCCGCCGCACTCGACGGGGCCCGGCACATCCTGATCGAGCGGGCGGCCGAGGATGCCGAACTGGTCGGTGACGTGCGCACCAAATTCTGGGCCGACGGCACGCTGCGGACCGCGCCGTGGTCGGAGGAGGCCGCAAAGAGCCCGGCCGGGCAGAAGTTCCGCGACTACTTCGAATTCTCCGAACCGCTGGAGAAGATGCCGTCGCACCGGGTGCTCGCGGTGTTGCGTGGCGAGAAGGAGCAGATCCTGGCGGTGAACTTCGACGGCGGAGCCGACGAGGTGTACCAGGCGCGGGTCGCCCACAGCCTGGGCGTCGATCTGGCCGCGGCGGGCCCGGCCACCCCGTGGCTGGCCACCACCGTGCGATTGGCCTGGCGGACCAAGCTGATGATCTCGGCGGCCGTGGACGCCCGCATCCGGTTGCGCCAGCGCGCCGAAGCCGATGCCGTCGCGGTGTTCGCCCGCAACCTGAAGGATCTGTTGTTGGCCGCTCCGGCCGGGACGCGCCCCACGCTGGGTCTCGACCCGGGATTCCGGACCGGGGTCAAGGTCGCCGTGGTCGACGGCACCGGCAAGGTCGTCGACACCTGCGCGATCTTCCCGCATCAGCCGCAGAAGCAGTGGGATTCCGCCAAGGCCACACTGGCGGCATTGGTCGCCCGCCACGGTGTCGAGCTGATCGCGGTCGGCAACGGCACGGCCTCACGGGAGACCGATGCGCTGGCCGCCGAGCTGATCGCCGACATCCGCGCCGCCGGCGGGGCTGCGCCGGTGAAAGCGATGGTCAGTGAGGCAGGCGCCTCGGTGTATTCGGCGTCTGCTTATGCGGCACACGAACTGCCACAACTGGATGTGACGTTGCGCGGGGCGGTGTCCATCGCGCGGCGATTGCAGGATCCGCTGGCCGAACTGGTCAAGATCGAACCGAAGTCGATCGGCGTCGGCCAGTACCAGCACGATGTCACGCCCGGCACCTTGGCCCGCAGTCTCGACGCGGTGGTCGAGGATGCCGTCAACGCCGTGGGCGTCGACCTGAACACGGCGTCGGTGCCGCTGTTGGCGCGGGTCTCCGGTGTCACCGACACCTTGGCCGAGGCCATCGTCGCGCACCGGGAGAACACCGGGCCATTCCGCAGCCGCAGCGCGCTGCTGAAAGTTCCGCGGCTGGGGCCCAAGGCTTTCGAACAGTGCGCGGGGTTCCTGCGGATCACCGGAGGCGATGACCCACTGGATGCGTCCGGGGTGCACCCGGAGTCTTATCCGGTGGTGCGGCGCATCCTGGACCGCTCCAACATCACACTGGGCGAATTGATCGGAAATGAGCGCGTCCTGCGCGCGCTTGCTCCAACGGATTTCGCCGACGAGCGGTTCGGCGTGCCGACCGTGACCGACATCCTCTCCGAATTGGAGAAGCCCGGACGCGACCCGCGCCCGGCATTCTCCACCGCGACCTTTGCCGCCGGTGTCGAGAAGGTCGCCGATCTGAAGCCGGGGATGGTGCTCGAGGGCGTTGTCACCAACGTGGCGGCGTTCGGGGCGTTCGTGGACGTGGGTGTGCACCAGGATGGGCTGGTGCACGTGTCGGCGATGTCGGACAGATTCGTCTCCGATCCCCACGAGGTGGTCAAATCCGGACAGGTGGTGCGGGTCAAGGTGGTCGATGTCGATGTCGACCGCCAGCGGATCGGGTTGTCCCTGCGGCTCAACGACGAGCCCGCCCGCGGTGGTGACCGCGGGCCCGGCAAGGGCGGGCAGGGCCACCAGAATCGCGGCAACCAGCAGCGTGGCGGTCAACAGCGAGATCCGCAGCGAAAGCCCAACCGCGGAAACAACTCCGGCCGCCGCGAGTCGGCGCCGTCGGGATCCATGGCGGATGCCCTGCGCAATGCGGGCTTCGGTCGGTAG